The genomic DNA CAATTTTGACGCTGCCttcatttctattttatttattttgtaattggTGAGGCACATAATTCACTACAAGATAAAgctttaaaaattattttattgtttattttattttaaagtgggCCCTATATGTTAGTAAAATAATAACTAATATACTTGTTAGAATATAAAGAAATTTGACATCATGCTTCAAAATGCCACATCAGCCATCAATTAAGAATTTGACAGAAAAAACTGACATACCCATTGGAGATGCTTTAAAAGACGTAGAACGGGCGACGCCACATGAACCATAATGCCAATGTAGTGGTGACCTCATTCGACATAAGTTACTCTCCTATAGAAGGGGAAGGACACACATACAGTGAGGTGTTGTTTCAGACTTATCACACTTTCCACACGTTCTTGACGAAACAATTGCCAATTCATCATATAAATGGAGAGCAGAAAAAAGCTAATTTGCAGTAATTGGCAAAGATGCTTTATAGTCACAAATAAGAGTTTACATACAAACCTCCCAAATTCtccaaagaaaatcaaattcaaagaaaaataaaacctaatTCAGTCAAGATAAACTTTAACATCAATCCCATTATCAATGAGGGATTGAACAACTGCTCTAATCTTCCCTTCAAACTTGTCCCTGTCCCGGGGAGTATAAGCAGCAGTGTAGACATCGGCTTCTCTTGCCCTATCGGCTAAAATTTGGCCAACTGCCAAACAGGCAGGTATGTCACAACGCGACTTGAGTACAGCTTTAATGTCTTTGGAGTTGGTACCGGCAGTTGCAACCTGCTTGGTTGTGACCCTGTGGGTGATTGAGGCTGACACAAACCTCTTTGAGATGAACACATCCAGTGTAAATGGTTCAATGTAGGCTATGGTGCGCTGTTTAAATGATATATGCTTTGTTGGATTTTTGGACTTCTTCTCCTTCTGGTAAGTGTATGGCCGGCTATTGTCATCATCGAGGAAATCCTCTACCCCGAAAAAACTTCTCGGTGCACAATGAACCTGTAAATTGCACAATCAGATGGCAGTTGATATCACCAGAAAAATTCTACTGGAAAGAAATAAGATGGCTAGCAGATCTTCATGGCATCATCCAAGcacaaaaaaaagttcaaacctTGTTCAAGCATAGATCTTTATTAACTTTCTTAGGTCTTTCTCAGAGAAAATCATTGGTTTGAAACTAACACAAGGCTTTGTGACGTCAAATTCAAGAATATAACGCAAATGGGTGCTCGGAAATTGGGATTTCGAATGTACCTGTCCATTGTGAACATCACTCGTGGGCACATACAAGCAAGGCATGGCTCTGTTTCCTCCATACACAAAAACCCCTTTATTCCACACCTTCCCAAAGACTTGCTTCAACATTTTCCCTTTCCACTCACACACAAGACACCTTGATGTAGAGTGGTCCTACTCGTACCTAATCAGctgaaaacaaaaatcaaacaacAGTAAAGAACGATACTTTGAACACCTCACTTCTCTGAAGCATTTCATCGAACAAGTGACaggcaaaacaaaaaagaaatagaaacgGAAGCGATTCTGCTTCCAAATTCGTTCCCTTTTTGGGAAGCTAATGGAGCCCTAGAAACTGAGGTCCTTAGGTTCAAAGAAAAACGTAGCTAAATTACGATTCTACCCAATCACAGAGACAAAGACACTGCTGAAAGAGAAGTGGAAACAAAACCAATTACTGGAAATTGTGAAACAATTGATACAAGTATTATTGTTCATCAGAATCTTCAAGTTTTCAGAGACCCCATTTCACATGAGCATTTCATCGAACATGTAAGGTGCACTATGCGAAATACccaatttttaacaaaaaaatgatacagagagagagagagagagagagagagacctggaTATGGGAGAGAGGAGCCGCCGTCGGCGTGTGGAAAGAAATGGCGTCGTACAGGGAGATTTTCAGCGGGAGAAAATCGTACAAACTATGTCCCGGCGGTGGAAAGACTCGAAGAAACGGAAGAAAAGAGGGCAGCGGCACACTTCTGGTTTCGTGCTTTTTGTTGGGTGACTTTAAACCTGATTTATGCTGATAATTATCTTTAAGTAGATCACAATGGGCAAGGTGGGCATTTGGTCTAGTGGTATGATTCTCGCTTTGGGTGCGAGAGGTCCCGAGTTCGATTCTCGGAATGCCCCTCTACTTACaaccattttttgtttttctattttttttaacagtttTTGGGACTGTTATGCCCTTTGTTTGAAACAATCCCACCTTCGCTGGTAAATTACTTAGCCATATGAACAACCTTGGTAGTCCAACCTAATCTCACAATTACGACAAGTTTACTTGCTTGAAGTGATAAAGTCATTTCGTATGCGTTTGTAAACACACGAGAAGTCGGAAAAAATACGTCTGTTTTAGTGAGTCAAAAGTTCGAGTAATTCCAATACTCATTACGTGTAAACAAGCATGCCGTTGGTTTAGAACTTTCTTGCCACTAAGACTCGAGAAATCTGAGAGGTAACGAAACTAAATGTGGCAGTAATGACATCGCCACAATGACGTCCCAATGATAGAACATGCATACGATGCAACACATGAAGCCGATCCACAATGCAAGAAAAGCAAAGAGAGAATAACCTTGAAGTTCATTCCATTCTTCACATGCAGCAACCCCGAAAGAGTTATCGATACATCAATGGCAAAGAAAGGATGCCACATTTTACCACATTGCttaaatttaactaaaaacGATTGTAATAGTACCAGGAATTGATAACTGATCAACCTCCCAGCAGCTTGCAAGCTGGATGTCAATCTCCCCGGTATGAAGAAAAGCCGGAACTTGGTGAGAGAATCTACCTAACTCAGCCCTTGGTATGTCTATGATGCCATTCTTCGATCTGTGGATTCTGGGGGCCCTAAATAACGACTTGGATCCGTTAACGTGTGGCAGAACCGCAACCTTTGTGCTTTCCTCGTTATCTTCCAGGACTTGTACCATTTCACACTCACTCTTCCCTGAGTTCTTGTATAATGCCCAAACTTCGCCTTTCCTGGGGTATATTTCAAACATCGTCTTCCCAATAGGTTTGGCTTTCACACAATGAGAGAATGACGGGCGGGAGACGACCATGGTTTGACCACTCTTGACTTTAAATGTCCCACAACAAACCGGTTCAGTCGTGTCTTCTGGTAAGCAAGGTTCGAGCAACGCTACATGGAGTTGAAATTTTGGCTTCAACACAATCTTCTTAACTTGTGCGTAAGTCCTAGGCATCCCATTCTTGTCACTATACAGTGCCCAGATTTGATCAAGCCGAAATTTGTCCTCGGACTTTTGCCCATCAAAGTCATAGAACTGAGATCGGGATAAAATATGGAGAGGAGATGAAGATGAAGGGGCGACGGGGATTTTCAAGGAACTGACAGAAGGATGATCCCTCACACTTGAATGTGCCTGACTAGAAGTAGAGTTGACTTTCATCGGAGTGAAGCTGGCATGGCTTGTATCGTTGGCGGAATCTGGGCACTTCACAGTTACATTTGGTCTCGGAATGTTCTTGCTTACATCCCTTGGTGATCTTCTAAGGCTGAAAGACTTACCATCGGAATCATTTTTCTGATGCTTCTTTGGTGTGTTGTTACTCTCATCAGTCTCCCGCGGAGTAGAACTTCCCCTAGGTTGAGTTTGGTTACCCTGGTTTGTGCCATTGTCTTCAGTAATACCTTGAGTTGCTTCTAGCCTAACAGAATTCGCAAACTTGCCATTTGACATTCGTGGAGATCTACGTGTTGAAGTCTCTCTTTCTGAATAGTTCTTCTCCTGTTTCTCAGCGGGGCATGCTTTCCCAGAACTCATTACAGGTTTGGTTTTGCTTTCGCTTATGTCACATGACGAACCATTAGCTTCAGTATTCATGGTTCTGTTGTCCGTCTTCGAAGCAATGAGGTCGTCAGAATTGGTGGGCAAAGCAGCAGGATCAAACTCAAAGGATCCTTCTGGAACACCCTCTCTCTCAGTACCTGTCATCTTGAAAGAGGGAATTCGATGAGAAAATCGATATAGCTCATTCGGTAGTACTTGAAACATGACAACCCCATGCTGCTCCCTTCGCTGAAATAGACTGACAAAACCTTTTACTTTGCCCAGATAAGCAACTCCAACACCATAATTTTCGACAAAATCCGACAATACTTCCACAAAATCAAACTTGTACGGTAAATGCTTTTCAGGCTCAGAACTCCACCCAATATCCCAATTCTGGTAGAGAGCCCAGGTTTCTCCCTTCTTAGGATATACGAAAAAAGAGCTTCTGCCACTGCCTTTTATGCAGTGCATCTGATGAGAAAACATAAGATGATCTGTAACTTCTTCAGTGGCACCAAGCGTGTACTTGCCACAAGCAACAGGCAACTCCTTGTTACACCAAGCAACCTCACGTTGGTCATCTGGACTGGGCTCCAACCAGGTGAATCTCAGCTTAAATCCAGGGGAGAATACTTTCTTGATACGAGCATAGAATCTGGGCAGTCCATCTAGTGGATCGTAAAGAGCCCATGTTTGATTAGCACTAAACACATTCTCTAACGTATCCACATCAAGCATGAACTTATTGAATTCAGGATCAGGAACCAGAACGCCTGCTGGTATGGATGTGGATGTGACATTTGAATTTGGTCCAGAACCATTATCAGCTTTGGACTTATCGTCATCTTTATCTGGCATAGCTGCTTCCTCCACCTTTTGCTCGAATTCAGCAGTTTTGCTTCTTTTGCTGGGCAAACATTCTTCTAGAGGGGCattcactttttgttttgcctCTTTCTTATGTCCACCCACTGCAGCAGTAGTAGCACAACCTGGTTGACTATTATTTTTTGATACCCCAACATCCGCAGCTGCATTCTTCCTCTCCATTTCAGTATCACTGGAAAATTGACTATCCGTCGACCTTTTGGGCAGACTCAcaaaatcatcatcatctttTAGATTTTCATTGTAAGAAAGATTCTGTTTGATCCTCGAAGATCTCCTATGGTGATGACCTTCATTGAGTTCAGAAGGTTTACAGCTTTCACTGGATTCCCTTCCTCTTTTTTTGTTCATATTTCCTGAAGTTTTTGAATCCTTGGATTTCACAGGAGACTTCACAGGACCAGACTGGGATATTTTAACATCAGTGGCAATTCCAGCCTTTGACGATGGATTTGAGGTTGCCTTTCCATAATGAAATCGTGTGGAGGATGGCTTTCCAGTACCACCATTACTTTGTGGGGCTGCATTTGAAGTACCCTGACTTGGAGGCTCTTTTCGATTTGGAAATTGATTCCCGACAGATTCTGGATGAGCACCCTGAGATTGAATACCCAAATCTTGAGCAACAAAGGCTCTTCTGCATTTTTGACAGCGCAGCAATCGATTTGCAAAATCTTTGAAGTATTGGTATTTTATCTTACAAAAAGGACAACATGTCCAGAATGTGTCTGGTGGGAACTGTGACTGAGGAGTATCATTTTGTTTCCTGACAAATAAGTTTCCATTTGACGGGTGAGCTGATGGTATTGAAGAACCAGTTTTCAATTGAGCTCTACACTTCATGTCGTACGTAGAGCGCTTTGCTTGGTCTGTTAGCACCCTGTTGGCTTCCCCAATCAACTTAAAAGCAGCCTCTGCACCAGCAAACTTATTCTTATCAGGATGAAGTAACAACGCCAGCTTCCTGTactgtttcttgatggttacatCATCATCAGATTTCTGAATCTGAAGAATTCCATACCAGTCCATTTCAAATCCTATTTTGTTCTCCGATGAACAGTGAACTTCACAGACTGTAAGTAATTTCTCAATGTTCTCAATCCCAGGGAAGAGTCGTTGTGCCTTTTGTGCCATCTTCCTTGCTCCTGTAAAATCACTGTTTCGCATCTTTACTTCTGATAGTTGCATTGCTTTGAACGCCTCCTCTTTGTTGCACTCCATGGCTGATTTAGAATTAAAATCCACTTAAGTTCTTTCACATACAGGATATACACCAATACAAAGCAAATGAAATCCAACCCCGCCTGCCCACTCTCTAGTCATCCAAATCTTCACCCTGTACACAAGCAAAGCAACTTAAGTCAAGCATGACCCCCAGCTATGTATTTATCTAACTAACATGAAACAACAAGTTCACTTACCATTCAGTAAGTATTATCAAGATGATCAGGAGAAAATAGATCCTGTAAAGTACGAGAAACAACAATCTGGATTATCCTGAACAAAACGTTCAGGACAGTCCCATTCACATATAACTACCACCCAAACTGTGGAAGCCCAAGACAGAGATCTCAAACCTGCCGACCAAAATCCATTTTAAAGAATCAGAAACAATTAATATGTCAATCCATATTTATAGGGTCTTACTTTATATATTGAACaaagttttatttaaaaaacaatCAATTACAATCTTGGAGGACAAGGTATCAAGTAAATATAACAGAGCAAACATAATAAAGCTCTTGCATACGCAAAACAAAAACCATCATCCTCGATGAGCTGTAAAAACAGCAAATACAGAATCAAGAAAAATGGAAGTTCCCCACAATTTCAAAGTAGCAAAAGCCTAAACTGAAGCCCAAAAGCTTACTTTTGTCCCATAAAACATCCATCCCTCCCTAATAAAATCTTCCGACCTCTTCTTATTCCTTTCCCACCACACACCCATACTACAGAAAATACCCGCAACTCTACCTTTTCCTTCTTCCTGTCGCCTTAGACAAAAAAATCCAAGAAAACCAATAGAAA from Pyrus communis chromosome 17, drPyrComm1.1, whole genome shotgun sequence includes the following:
- the LOC137723516 gene encoding uncharacterized protein; its protein translation is MLKQVFGKVWNKGVFVYGGNRAMPCLYVPTSDVHNGQVHCAPRSFFGVEDFLDDDNSRPYTYQKEKKSKNPTKHISFKQRTIAYIEPFTLDVFISKRFVSASITHRVTTKQVATAGTNSKDIKAVLKSRCDIPACLAVGQILADRAREADVYTAAYTPRDRDKFEGKIRAVVQSLIDNGIDVKVYLD
- the LOC137722561 gene encoding uncharacterized protein; this encodes MECNKEEAFKAMQLSEVKMRNSDFTGARKMAQKAQRLFPGIENIEKLLTVCEVHCSSENKIGFEMDWYGILQIQKSDDDVTIKKQYRKLALLLHPDKNKFAGAEAAFKLIGEANRVLTDQAKRSTYDMKCRAQLKTGSSIPSAHPSNGNLFVRKQNDTPQSQFPPDTFWTCCPFCKIKYQYFKDFANRLLRCQKCRRAFVAQDLGIQSQGAHPESVGNQFPNRKEPPSQGTSNAAPQSNGGTGKPSSTRFHYGKATSNPSSKAGIATDVKISQSGPVKSPVKSKDSKTSGNMNKKRGRESSESCKPSELNEGHHHRRSSRIKQNLSYNENLKDDDDFVSLPKRSTDSQFSSDTEMERKNAAADVGVSKNNSQPGCATTAAVGGHKKEAKQKVNAPLEECLPSKRSKTAEFEQKVEEAAMPDKDDDKSKADNGSGPNSNVTSTSIPAGVLVPDPEFNKFMLDVDTLENVFSANQTWALYDPLDGLPRFYARIKKVFSPGFKLRFTWLEPSPDDQREVAWCNKELPVACGKYTLGATEEVTDHLMFSHQMHCIKGSGRSSFFVYPKKGETWALYQNWDIGWSSEPEKHLPYKFDFVEVLSDFVENYGVGVAYLGKVKGFVSLFQRREQHGVVMFQVLPNELYRFSHRIPSFKMTGTEREGVPEGSFEFDPAALPTNSDDLIASKTDNRTMNTEANGSSCDISESKTKPVMSSGKACPAEKQEKNYSERETSTRRSPRMSNGKFANSVRLEATQGITEDNGTNQGNQTQPRGSSTPRETDESNNTPKKHQKNDSDGKSFSLRRSPRDVSKNIPRPNVTVKCPDSANDTSHASFTPMKVNSTSSQAHSSVRDHPSVSSLKIPVAPSSSSPLHILSRSQFYDFDGQKSEDKFRLDQIWALYSDKNGMPRTYAQVKKIVLKPKFQLHVALLEPCLPEDTTEPVCCGTFKVKSGQTMVVSRPSFSHCVKAKPIGKTMFEIYPRKGEVWALYKNSGKSECEMVQVLEDNEESTKVAVLPHVNGSKSLFRAPRIHRSKNGIIDIPRAELGRFSHQVPAFLHTGEIDIQLASCWEVDQLSIPGTITIVFS